One Desulfobulbus propionicus DSM 2032 DNA segment encodes these proteins:
- a CDS encoding glycosyltransferase family 2 protein — translation MNYVSVYIIAYNEADKIEAAINSVLWADEIVVADSFSQDNTAAIAEQLGARVVQIPFRGFGDLRNQAMAACSHDWIFSLDSDERCTPEVRDEILACLEAPQADAYYVPRRNYFMGRWIRHSGFYPDYRQPQLFKKGALVFKDDPVHEEFSIVTDRPVAYLHNAIWQFPFKKLEELVHKANKYSTLGAEKLALHGRTRCSLWTAMLHGLWSFCHMYFLKRGILDGWPGFIIAFYNFEATFYKYAKLHELQANWPAPPSPPLRRHPSNQG, via the coding sequence ATGAACTACGTTTCTGTCTACATTATCGCCTATAACGAAGCCGATAAAATCGAGGCGGCCATCAATTCGGTGCTCTGGGCCGACGAAATCGTGGTCGCCGATTCGTTCAGCCAAGACAACACCGCCGCCATAGCCGAACAGCTTGGGGCCAGGGTTGTGCAGATCCCCTTTCGTGGATTCGGTGATCTACGCAACCAAGCCATGGCCGCCTGCAGCCACGACTGGATTTTTTCCCTGGACTCGGACGAACGATGTACCCCGGAGGTACGGGATGAGATTCTCGCCTGCCTTGAAGCCCCGCAGGCGGATGCCTATTATGTACCCCGTCGGAATTATTTCATGGGTCGCTGGATACGGCATTCCGGCTTTTATCCCGACTACCGTCAGCCGCAGCTCTTCAAAAAAGGGGCATTGGTTTTCAAAGACGATCCGGTGCACGAGGAATTTTCCATCGTGACCGACCGGCCGGTGGCCTACCTTCACAACGCAATCTGGCAATTTCCCTTCAAAAAACTCGAGGAGTTGGTGCACAAGGCCAATAAATACTCTACCTTGGGAGCAGAAAAACTGGCCCTGCATGGACGGACGCGCTGTTCCTTATGGACAGCCATGCTCCACGGCCTCTGGTCCTTTTGCCACATGTATTTCCTCAAACGTGGCATCCTGGACGGTTGGCCGGGGTTCATCATCGCCTTCTACAACTTCGAGGCAACATTCTACAAATACGCCAAATTGCACGAGCTGCAAGCCAATTGGCCCGCACCGCCCTCCCCGCCTCTCCGCCGCCACCCCTCGAACCAAGGGTGA
- the nifU gene encoding Fe-S cluster assembly protein NifU, with translation MWEYTDKVQEHFINPKNVGEIEDADGVGNVGSIACGDALRLTIKVDENQVITDAKFKTFGCASAIASSSMLTEMLKGMKLEDAKKLTNDDIAKALGGLPKEKMHCSVMGREALEAAIADYTGVMLPMAQGEVVCECFGVTDLEIIRAIKENALTSVEDITNFTKAGGGCGKCEGKLRALLAETVEGQPAQPFGATKKKRMTSLEKIKKIEEVIEREIKPTLKKDGGDIQLIDVDGDFVTVSLRGSCANCYSSRTTLKEYVEKKLREQVLESLIVEEDR, from the coding sequence ATGTGGGAATATACTGATAAGGTCCAGGAACATTTCATTAATCCAAAAAACGTCGGCGAGATCGAGGATGCCGACGGAGTGGGCAATGTTGGCTCCATTGCCTGCGGCGACGCCTTGCGACTGACGATCAAGGTGGATGAAAATCAAGTGATCACCGATGCCAAGTTCAAGACCTTTGGATGCGCCTCGGCCATCGCCTCCTCCTCCATGCTCACCGAGATGCTCAAAGGCATGAAGCTGGAAGATGCGAAAAAACTGACCAACGACGATATCGCCAAGGCCCTCGGCGGTCTGCCCAAGGAAAAGATGCACTGTTCGGTGATGGGTCGCGAAGCCCTGGAGGCAGCCATTGCCGATTATACCGGCGTCATGCTGCCCATGGCCCAGGGCGAGGTGGTGTGCGAGTGTTTTGGAGTCACCGACCTGGAAATCATCCGGGCCATCAAGGAAAACGCACTCACCTCGGTGGAGGACATCACCAACTTCACCAAGGCCGGCGGCGGCTGCGGCAAATGTGAGGGCAAACTGCGCGCCCTGCTCGCCGAGACCGTTGAGGGACAGCCGGCGCAGCCCTTTGGCGCCACCAAGAAGAAACGCATGACCAGTTTGGAGAAGATCAAAAAGATCGAGGAGGTCATCGAGCGCGAGATCAAACCCACCCTGAAGAAGGATGGCGGTGACATCCAGCTGATCGACGTGGATGGCGATTTCGTCACCGTGTCACTGCGCGGCTCCTGCGCCAACTGCTATTCCTCACGGACCACGCTCAAGGAATACGTGGAGAAAAAACTACGCGAACAGGTTCTGGAGAGCCTGATAGTCGAGGAGGACAGATAA
- the nifS gene encoding cysteine desulfurase NifS codes for MGSPEHVIYMDNNATTRIAPEVLEAMMPYLTEWYGNPSSMHTFGGRVGQAINQARQSVANLLGAAPEEIVFTSCGTESDSTAILSALQTYPEKNHVVTTRVEHPAVKNLCDNLEIFTGRKYHTTRLQVDADGSIDLQRYKDSLTDETAIVSVMWANNETGVIFPVEEMARIAKERGILFHTDAVQAVGKVPINLKETAIDFLSLSGHKLHAPKGVGVLYLRKGTPFIPFLNGGHQEHGRRGGTENVASIVGLGKACELAGAKMEEENTRVRALRDKLETGLLTSIPKSLRNGHAEQRLPNTANISFEYVEGEAILLHMNQYGICASSGSACTSGSLEPSHVLRAMGVPFTAAHGSIRFSLSVYNTEEEVDFVLDKMPAIIAKLRELSPFWDENK; via the coding sequence ATGGGCTCCCCAGAACATGTTATTTATATGGACAACAACGCCACCACCCGGATCGCCCCCGAGGTGTTGGAGGCGATGATGCCTTACCTGACCGAATGGTACGGCAACCCTTCCTCGATGCACACTTTTGGCGGCCGGGTCGGCCAGGCGATCAACCAGGCCCGGCAATCGGTGGCTAACCTGCTGGGAGCCGCCCCCGAAGAGATTGTCTTCACCAGTTGCGGCACGGAAAGTGATTCCACCGCCATTCTCTCCGCCCTGCAGACCTATCCCGAAAAAAACCATGTGGTCACCACCAGAGTGGAGCATCCGGCGGTCAAGAACCTATGCGATAACTTGGAGATCTTCACCGGTCGCAAGTATCATACCACCCGGCTGCAGGTTGACGCCGACGGCTCCATCGACCTGCAACGCTACAAGGACAGCCTCACCGATGAGACCGCCATTGTCAGCGTCATGTGGGCCAACAACGAAACCGGGGTGATTTTTCCCGTCGAGGAAATGGCGCGGATTGCCAAGGAACGCGGCATCCTGTTCCATACCGATGCGGTGCAGGCAGTAGGTAAGGTTCCGATCAACCTCAAGGAAACAGCCATCGATTTCCTTTCCTTGTCTGGACATAAACTCCATGCGCCCAAGGGCGTCGGCGTGCTGTATCTACGCAAAGGCACTCCTTTTATCCCCTTTCTCAACGGCGGCCACCAGGAACATGGTCGGCGCGGCGGCACGGAGAATGTGGCCTCCATCGTAGGGCTGGGCAAGGCCTGTGAGCTAGCCGGGGCCAAAATGGAGGAGGAAAACACCAGGGTTCGGGCCCTGCGCGACAAGCTGGAAACGGGGCTGCTCACCTCCATCCCCAAATCCCTGCGCAACGGTCATGCGGAGCAGCGCCTGCCTAACACCGCCAATATCAGTTTTGAATATGTCGAGGGTGAGGCGATTCTGCTTCATATGAATCAATACGGTATCTGCGCTTCCTCAGGCTCCGCCTGCACATCAGGTTCACTGGAACCGTCCCATGTGCTTCGGGCCATGGGCGTACCCTTTACCGCTGCGCATGGTTCTATCCGCTTCAGTCTCTCGGTGTACAACACCGAAGAAGAGGTCGACTTCGTCCTCGACAAAATGCCGGCCATCATCGCCAAACTGCGTGAGCTTTCTCCCTTTTGGGATGAAAACAAGTAG
- a CDS encoding FAD-dependent thymidylate synthase — MRIVEPCFTILDELDQQSLAVRIEYCGRICYKSENRIDRNSAIPFVRKMAEYGHNSVLEMGVVTFMVTCATFEPLQALYFLQPKFLQIDQLESHCLIITGSIRAFREMLINHPGDGISRSIGLFLRDRHPYFFEALPVSETAPPQGISVEKVPLSAVEQFAPQLLAKHRHLAVKFIVSRAVTHELVRHRPCTFLQESQRYCRYSADKFGNEVSFIKPVFFEPQSEEFAIWRQSMEAMEQQYFRLLETSTPQAARTVLPNSCKTEIIVYTNLLEWRHIFNLRTAAAAEPSMREVMIPLQQAMQDRYPSIFL; from the coding sequence ATGCGTATCGTTGAGCCATGCTTCACCATCCTTGATGAACTGGACCAGCAAAGCCTGGCTGTCCGGATCGAATACTGCGGCCGCATCTGCTACAAGAGCGAAAACCGGATCGACAGGAATTCCGCGATCCCCTTTGTTCGTAAAATGGCGGAATACGGTCACAACTCAGTTTTGGAAATGGGGGTGGTCACTTTCATGGTCACCTGCGCCACGTTTGAACCGCTCCAAGCCCTGTATTTTCTTCAACCCAAATTCCTCCAGATCGACCAACTGGAAAGCCATTGCCTGATCATCACCGGTTCCATCCGCGCGTTTCGCGAAATGCTGATCAACCACCCCGGGGACGGCATTTCCCGGTCCATCGGGCTGTTTCTGCGCGATCGTCACCCCTATTTCTTCGAAGCCCTTCCCGTCAGCGAAACAGCGCCGCCACAAGGGATCAGCGTCGAAAAGGTCCCGCTGTCGGCAGTGGAACAATTTGCGCCGCAACTGCTCGCCAAGCATCGTCACCTGGCGGTCAAATTCATCGTCAGCCGGGCGGTGACCCATGAGTTGGTCCGTCATCGCCCCTGTACCTTTCTGCAGGAGAGCCAGCGCTACTGCCGCTATTCCGCCGATAAATTTGGCAATGAAGTATCCTTCATCAAGCCGGTGTTCTTTGAGCCGCAAAGCGAGGAGTTCGCCATTTGGCGGCAATCCATGGAAGCCATGGAACAGCAGTATTTCCGTCTTCTTGAAACCTCTACCCCCCAGGCGGCGCGGACCGTGCTGCCTAATTCGTGCAAAACTGAAATCATCGTCTACACCAATCTCCTGGAATGGCGACATATCTTCAATCTCCGCACCGCAGCAGCAGCGGAACCCTCGATGCGGGAAGTCATGATTCCTCTGCAACAGGCCATGCAGGACCGCTATCCCTCCATTTTCCTCTGA
- the msbA gene encoding lipid A export permease/ATP-binding protein MsbA, with translation MNNKALFSKLLAVLKPYHAKLLLAMVGMVAVGGFNALQAYMVKPLLDEIFFNRDARLLNLLPLGLLAIFFFKGIFFFGYSYLLEMVGQSVIRDLRNRIYGHLHELSLSFFHRHPTGELISRIMNDVSMLQGSVSHALIRTLRDLCSVVGLLGVIFYMDWRLALISLLFLPAAAVPIVVFGRKFRRISATYQTKIGEATSQLHETIAGVRIVKAFGMEGFEKQRFGEKMQGIMDTLMLETKYSCLSHPLIEFLGGIGMAMIIWFGGMQVLQGNSTPGAFMSFLTALIMLYEPVKGVSKINTTIQQGLAAATRIFSLLDIRPDIQEAERAIELGPFSRSIVFSDVSFHYENNEPVIKHLNLRVNRGEILAVVGPSGSGKTTLANLIPRFYEVSVGELRIDDVDIREVTFASLRRQIALVSQQTILFNDTVRNNIAYGVSDCPEERIVEAARSAYALDFIHELPHGFETVIGEAGARLSGGQQQRISIARALLKDAPILILDEATSALDSESEREVQKALENLMRNRTTIVIAHRLSTVHNADRIIVLKEGCLIEEGTHDELLALGGEYSFLYRLQFSDQALMR, from the coding sequence ATGAACAATAAAGCCCTTTTTTCCAAACTACTGGCAGTGCTCAAGCCCTATCATGCAAAGCTGTTGCTGGCCATGGTCGGCATGGTGGCCGTGGGTGGATTCAATGCCCTGCAGGCGTACATGGTCAAGCCCCTGTTGGACGAGATTTTTTTCAACCGCGATGCGCGATTGCTCAACCTGTTGCCCCTGGGCTTGCTGGCGATTTTTTTCTTCAAGGGGATTTTCTTTTTCGGCTATTCCTACCTGCTGGAAATGGTGGGGCAGAGCGTCATCCGCGATCTGCGCAACCGTATCTATGGCCATCTTCACGAACTGTCGCTCAGTTTTTTCCACCGGCATCCAACTGGCGAGCTTATTTCGAGAATTATGAACGATGTCAGCATGTTGCAGGGATCTGTTTCCCATGCGCTGATTCGCACCCTCCGCGACTTGTGCTCAGTCGTCGGACTGCTCGGGGTCATTTTTTACATGGATTGGCGGCTGGCCCTGATTTCCCTGCTTTTTCTGCCGGCAGCCGCGGTGCCGATCGTTGTTTTTGGCAGAAAATTCAGAAGGATCAGTGCGACCTATCAGACCAAGATCGGCGAAGCGACCAGCCAGCTGCACGAAACCATTGCCGGGGTGCGCATCGTCAAGGCCTTTGGCATGGAAGGGTTCGAGAAGCAACGCTTTGGCGAGAAGATGCAGGGTATCATGGACACCCTGATGCTGGAAACCAAGTACAGCTGCCTCTCCCACCCCCTGATCGAGTTCCTCGGCGGCATCGGCATGGCGATGATCATCTGGTTCGGCGGCATGCAGGTCCTGCAGGGCAACTCGACACCAGGTGCCTTCATGTCCTTTCTCACCGCCTTGATCATGCTCTATGAACCGGTCAAGGGCGTTAGCAAAATCAACACCACCATTCAGCAGGGATTGGCGGCGGCCACGCGCATTTTTTCCCTGCTGGATATCCGGCCCGATATCCAGGAAGCTGAGCGGGCCATTGAGCTGGGGCCGTTCAGCCGCAGCATCGTGTTTTCGGACGTCAGCTTCCACTACGAGAACAACGAGCCGGTGATCAAACACCTCAACTTGCGGGTCAACCGGGGCGAAATCCTGGCGGTGGTCGGCCCGAGCGGCAGCGGCAAGACAACCTTGGCCAACCTGATTCCGAGGTTTTACGAGGTCAGCGTGGGCGAGCTGCGCATCGATGACGTCGATATCCGCGAGGTCACCTTTGCCTCCCTGCGCCGGCAGATCGCCCTGGTCAGCCAGCAGACCATCCTGTTCAACGATACGGTGCGCAACAATATCGCCTATGGGGTCAGTGACTGCCCAGAGGAGCGGATTGTCGAGGCGGCCCGATCGGCCTATGCCCTGGATTTCATCCATGAACTGCCCCATGGGTTCGAGACGGTGATCGGTGAAGCCGGCGCCCGGCTGTCAGGCGGACAGCAGCAGCGGATCTCCATTGCCCGAGCCCTGCTCAAGGACGCACCGATCCTGATCCTTGACGAAGCAACCTCGGCCCTGGACAGCGAATCGGAACGTGAAGTACAAAAGGCCCTGGAAAACCTGATGCGCAACCGAACCACCATTGTGATCGCTCATCGATTGTCCACGGTGCACAACGCGGATCGGATCATTGTCCTCAAAGAGGGGTGCCTGATTGAAGAAGGTACCCACGATGAATTGCTGGCCTTGGGTGGTGAGTACAGTTTTCTTTATCGTCTGCAGTTTTCCGATCAAGCACTGATGAGATAA
- the pilB gene encoding type IV-A pilus assembly ATPase PilB encodes MKRTVKDQSGAGKLKIGELLSKAGYITATQFEEAKAIQKKTGERLGRILLESGAIERDTIANFLSRMHNYPLVVIDQEAPSREALDLVPYETAKRFMAFPLRLAGNTLQVTMAEPTDSLDVEQLQDVVQKSLNVCVSTAKDIIDAYKKYYQISDEEYHSFFKFEPEGEEDTVTQVDDFGALVSDAAEDFEIESSGADEGAYEQFSASDAPIIKLVNGILVKAVQEGVSDIHIEPFEKTMQVRYRKDGSLFKSMNLPLTIKNAMAARMKILAGLNITERRVPQDGRIKIRLGRNKAVDFRVSTLPLLHGEGIVLRILDKSSLNVDLTKLGFTVDTFAALKRCLQRPQGLLLVTGPTGSGKTVTLYSALNSLNTEDIKILTAEDPVEFNFKGINQVNVNAEVGMTFAAALKAFLRQDPDIIMVGEIRDIETAEIAMKAAMTGHLVFSTLHTNDSPATVSRMVDIGIPSYILASSLTMVLSQRLGRRLCQKCKIPAEYDRHTLLSAGFKESELDDLKLFKAKGCPECNGLGYRGRVGFFELMEVTEAVAEAIQAEVSEEQLRKVAIQEGMYTLREAGLQKAREGVTSLEEVLKRTVAHEDSLPAYLVNPDVEEYEDGDVIIQEGNKDKDFFKLIRGKVAVLRSGKKIAEITEPGEYFGEMAAILEEPRSASIISVGRCTIKRYPGDKLNELIEKYPEVSRHLFRTLVERLQKTDRIVVQLASATKIRPPQVIRQA; translated from the coding sequence ATGAAACGGACGGTCAAGGATCAGTCCGGAGCCGGCAAACTGAAAATCGGCGAACTGTTGAGCAAGGCTGGTTACATTACCGCTACACAGTTTGAGGAAGCCAAGGCAATTCAAAAGAAAACCGGGGAGCGATTGGGCCGCATTCTTTTGGAAAGCGGCGCCATCGAACGGGATACGATTGCCAACTTCCTCAGCAGGATGCACAACTATCCCCTTGTTGTCATCGATCAGGAGGCGCCGAGCAGGGAGGCCCTGGACCTGGTTCCCTATGAAACCGCCAAGCGTTTCATGGCCTTCCCCCTGCGGCTGGCTGGCAACACCCTCCAGGTGACCATGGCGGAGCCCACCGATTCGCTGGATGTTGAACAACTTCAGGATGTTGTCCAGAAGAGCCTCAACGTCTGCGTGTCGACCGCCAAGGATATCATCGACGCCTATAAAAAATATTATCAAATCAGTGACGAAGAGTATCACTCCTTCTTTAAATTCGAACCGGAAGGCGAAGAGGACACGGTCACGCAGGTTGATGACTTTGGCGCGCTGGTGTCCGATGCCGCGGAAGATTTCGAGATCGAAAGCAGTGGCGCCGACGAAGGTGCCTATGAGCAGTTTTCTGCTTCCGACGCGCCGATCATCAAGCTGGTAAATGGCATCTTGGTCAAAGCCGTTCAGGAAGGGGTCAGCGACATCCATATCGAGCCGTTTGAAAAAACCATGCAGGTCCGCTACCGGAAGGACGGCTCCCTGTTCAAGTCGATGAACCTGCCCCTCACCATCAAAAACGCCATGGCGGCCCGAATGAAGATTCTGGCGGGGCTCAACATCACTGAACGCCGTGTTCCCCAAGACGGTCGCATCAAGATCCGCCTGGGCCGGAACAAGGCGGTTGATTTCCGCGTTTCCACCTTGCCGTTGCTGCACGGCGAGGGCATTGTTCTTCGTATCCTCGACAAGAGTTCCCTCAACGTCGATCTGACCAAACTCGGGTTCACCGTCGACACCTTCGCCGCCCTCAAGCGGTGCTTGCAACGCCCCCAAGGCCTGTTGCTGGTCACCGGCCCGACCGGTTCAGGCAAGACGGTCACCCTGTATTCTGCCCTCAACTCCTTGAACACCGAGGACATCAAGATTCTCACCGCCGAGGACCCGGTGGAATTCAACTTCAAGGGCATCAATCAGGTCAATGTCAACGCCGAGGTCGGCATGACCTTTGCCGCGGCCCTCAAGGCTTTTCTTCGCCAGGACCCGGATATCATCATGGTGGGCGAGATTCGCGATATCGAAACTGCGGAAATCGCCATGAAGGCGGCGATGACCGGCCATCTTGTTTTCTCCACCCTCCATACCAATGATTCGCCGGCCACGGTCAGCCGTATGGTGGATATTGGGATTCCCTCCTACATCCTGGCGTCGTCCCTGACCATGGTCCTGTCGCAACGACTGGGCAGGCGGTTATGCCAAAAATGCAAAATTCCGGCCGAATACGATCGCCATACCTTACTGAGCGCTGGTTTCAAGGAAAGCGAACTCGACGACTTGAAGTTGTTCAAGGCCAAGGGATGTCCGGAATGCAACGGCTTGGGCTACCGCGGCCGGGTCGGTTTTTTTGAGCTGATGGAGGTCACGGAGGCGGTTGCCGAAGCCATTCAGGCCGAGGTTTCGGAGGAGCAACTGCGCAAGGTGGCCATCCAGGAAGGCATGTATACCCTGCGCGAGGCAGGCCTGCAAAAGGCCCGTGAAGGCGTCACCAGTCTGGAGGAGGTCCTGAAACGCACCGTGGCGCACGAGGACAGCCTGCCCGCCTATCTGGTCAATCCGGATGTGGAAGAGTATGAGGACGGTGACGTTATCATCCAGGAAGGCAACAAGGACAAGGACTTCTTTAAACTGATCAGGGGCAAGGTGGCGGTTTTGCGTTCCGGGAAAAAGATTGCGGAAATCACCGAGCCCGGCGAGTATTTCGGTGAAATGGCCGCCATCCTGGAAGAACCGCGGTCCGCCTCCATCATCTCCGTCGGCCGCTGTACCATCAAACGCTATCCAGGAGACAAGTTGAACGAACTTATTGAAAAATACCCGGAAGTCTCCCGCCATTTGTTTCGCACCCTGGTGGAACGGTTGCAGAAAACCGATCGCATCGTGGTGCAGCTCGCCAGCGCGACAAAAATTCGCCCACCCCAGGTCATACGCCAAGCATGA
- a CDS encoding glycosyltransferase family 9 protein — protein MDIQNQRILIIKQSSLGDIVHTLPVAHALKRCFPDCHIGWVVERAFAPLVAQDTAVDAVYPIHIPSTSEPGARWYIAYPQAFWATMRVVHGLWTALRAAPYDLILDLHASFRSGLLSLMNGGGLRVGFRDARELNTLFQHRLVSIPDHTVHAVDKNLLFCELLGCVPTDADFFLCSDRTDEQSAANFLTAHGIQGDLPFVYVNPTARWQSKFWLQPRWSELCDRLLAAGIHVVFGGSAADLPYISGITERMAGAGVVAAGRLTLTESVALMKRASVYVGVDTGPMHMAAMAGIPVVALFGPTHPERVGPYRARGVVLQANSIECLCCRRRVCPHMRCMEGISVETVYQQVLDFVVMPAR, from the coding sequence ATGGACATCCAGAACCAGCGCATCTTGATCATCAAGCAAAGCTCCCTTGGTGATATTGTGCACACCCTCCCGGTGGCGCATGCCCTGAAACGCTGTTTTCCCGACTGCCATATCGGCTGGGTCGTGGAGCGGGCATTTGCTCCTTTGGTCGCTCAAGACACGGCGGTGGATGCGGTCTACCCCATCCATATTCCCTCGACCAGTGAGCCCGGAGCGAGATGGTATATTGCCTATCCCCAAGCCTTCTGGGCCACCATGCGCGTTGTGCATGGATTATGGACGGCCCTGCGTGCCGCGCCTTATGATCTGATTCTGGACCTGCATGCGTCGTTTCGCAGTGGTCTTCTTTCGTTGATGAATGGCGGCGGCCTGCGGGTTGGGTTTCGGGATGCGCGTGAACTGAATACCCTGTTTCAGCATCGTCTGGTCAGCATCCCCGACCATACGGTGCACGCGGTGGATAAAAATCTCCTGTTTTGCGAACTCCTTGGCTGCGTCCCCACGGATGCGGATTTCTTTCTCTGCTCCGATCGGACCGATGAGCAAAGCGCCGCGAATTTTCTGACGGCACACGGGATTCAGGGCGATCTTCCTTTTGTCTATGTCAATCCCACCGCTCGCTGGCAATCGAAATTCTGGTTGCAGCCCAGATGGAGCGAGCTCTGTGATCGTCTCCTTGCCGCCGGTATTCACGTGGTTTTTGGCGGCAGCGCGGCCGATCTTCCCTATATAAGCGGGATTACCGAACGGATGGCTGGCGCTGGCGTGGTGGCCGCCGGGCGTTTGACCCTGACGGAATCGGTGGCGCTGATGAAGCGGGCCTCGGTCTATGTTGGCGTGGATACTGGCCCCATGCACATGGCCGCCATGGCTGGAATACCTGTTGTGGCCCTGTTTGGGCCGACGCATCCCGAACGGGTCGGGCCGTATCGAGCGCGCGGCGTCGTTCTTCAGGCGAACAGCATTGAGTGTCTGTGCTGCCGCAGGCGCGTCTGTCCCCACATGCGCTGCATGGAGGGCATCTCGGTGGAAACCGTTTATCAGCAGGTCCTTGATTTTGTTGTCATGCCTGCTCGTTGA
- a CDS encoding O-antigen ligase family protein yields MNAIRQNLEQINLWLMLLLAFCLPLSTSAVTVAVLLVLACWLYEGQFPAKMREIVASPICIAVLLYFGALVLGLLWTDSLADGLEVIRKRWKILLLPVFLTTVRWDRRWWYVAAFLAGVIAAMLVIDLAYLDLFRHLGITSARFRFHTIVNHLVFTPMLALAVYLVLHQVLWGGMRGGQRWLLAALSAVMIVNVFLTRGRAGQLAFFVLMAVLCVQHFRKNLLRAILIPLVALPLVFVVAYQVSPVFQQRMDQIQQDIETFDQRPDVSSVGLRLHYWKIAWQIIKEEPWLGAGTGDFAPRYAQINQQLSPRVPLTDNPHNQYIFVTAQLGILGLLTLLGLFFVHFHKTWQRQDEWKRIHCAFLVFFLTIMTTESYLNIYGTGFLFSLFSGVLFKRQDDWRCAVEGSCPPARTGNAAPVS; encoded by the coding sequence ATGAACGCAATCCGACAAAATCTCGAACAGATTAACCTGTGGTTGATGTTGCTGCTGGCATTTTGCCTGCCGCTCTCCACCTCGGCGGTGACCGTGGCGGTCCTGCTGGTCTTGGCCTGTTGGCTGTATGAGGGGCAATTCCCCGCCAAGATGCGAGAGATTGTCGCCAGTCCGATCTGTATCGCGGTGCTGTTATACTTTGGCGCTCTTGTGCTCGGGTTGTTGTGGACAGATTCGCTTGCCGACGGGCTGGAAGTGATCAGAAAACGATGGAAGATTCTTTTGTTGCCCGTTTTCCTGACAACCGTTCGCTGGGATCGGCGCTGGTGGTATGTCGCGGCCTTCCTTGCCGGCGTCATTGCCGCCATGCTGGTCATCGATCTGGCTTATCTTGATTTGTTTCGGCATCTGGGCATAACCTCGGCCCGGTTTCGGTTTCACACCATTGTCAATCATCTCGTGTTCACGCCGATGCTGGCCCTTGCCGTGTATCTGGTGCTCCATCAGGTCCTGTGGGGCGGAATGCGGGGAGGGCAGCGCTGGCTGCTGGCCGCGCTGAGCGCTGTGATGATCGTCAATGTGTTTTTGACACGGGGTCGGGCGGGACAATTGGCCTTTTTTGTGCTGATGGCAGTGTTGTGCGTTCAACACTTTCGCAAGAATCTGCTTCGGGCCATTTTGATTCCCCTGGTGGCGCTGCCGCTGGTCTTTGTCGTGGCGTATCAGGTCAGTCCGGTGTTTCAGCAACGGATGGATCAGATTCAACAGGATATCGAAACCTTTGATCAACGCCCGGATGTCTCCTCCGTGGGACTGCGTTTGCATTACTGGAAAATAGCCTGGCAGATCATTAAAGAGGAGCCGTGGCTGGGGGCCGGGACCGGTGATTTTGCCCCGCGCTACGCCCAGATCAACCAGCAGCTTTCCCCCCGGGTCCCTCTCACGGACAACCCGCATAACCAGTATATTTTTGTCACCGCGCAACTGGGAATTCTGGGGCTGCTCACCCTGTTGGGCCTGTTTTTCGTCCATTTCCACAAAACCTGGCAGCGACAGGATGAATGGAAGCGGATCCACTGTGCCTTCCTGGTCTTTTTCTTGACCATCATGACCACCGAGTCCTACTTGAATATTTATGGCACCGGTTTTCTCTTTTCACTCTTCAGCGGGGTGTTGTTCAAACGGCAAGATGACTGGCGATGTGCGGTCGAGGGGTCCTGCCCGCCGGCACGAACCGGGAACGCAGCGCCCGTGTCCTAA